The genomic region ATTCAGTTTGCTGGTTAGCCACATCTCCATAATCGGTTCATCGTCCAAGTTGAAAAACACTTGTTCACAGTCGTAACCGAGAATCATTTTGGTTTTCCCTGTTTTCTTAAAAGAAATTTCAAATAGTGATTGATCGGTGAACATTTTGCCTAGATCCTTACCCAGCATTTGTTCCATGGCTTTGCGTTCCTCGGGAGACATCTTTTTCATCTCCTGCTGCATAGCGGACTGCATGTCGGTCATCCCCTTCTGCATATCTGCGAAGGTCATCTCCGTATAGCTTTTCTCCTTATGATTGACTGTCCACATTAATTCTTTATCGAACCTGAGGATCATATCTTCTCCATTTGTCAAATCGGCAGACTTAAACTTGCCCGACTTATAAAACGCCTTGTGTTGTTCAGTTTTCTGGCTCGGCTGCCTTGGCATGGTAGATTTCGTTATTACAGTTTGCTCTAAATAGCCTTCAAAGGTTTGAGCGTTGGCAAATTGGAATGTCAAGACCAT from candidate division KSB1 bacterium harbors:
- a CDS encoding DUF4412 domain-containing protein; the encoded protein is MRTNLNRPIKGFQFLGLAIMVLTFQFANAQTFEGYLEQTVITKSTMPRQPSQKTEQHKAFYKSGKFKSADLTNGEDMILRFDKELMWTVNHKEKSYTEMTFADMQKGMTDMQSAMQQEMKKMSPEERKAMEQMLGKDLGKMFTDQSLFEISFKKTGKTKMILGYDCEQVFFNLDDEPIMEMWLTSKLNMGSEWVDIYEKLGMMKVKLSSEARKLRGLPLLTKINSETGMVKIEIITETTRVVKTSISDSEFEVPRGYTKKSLETPFKH